The Tigriopus californicus strain San Diego chromosome 10, Tcal_SD_v2.1, whole genome shotgun sequence region CGTGACAGCCAGCGGCATTCCAGCCGAATAGGTGGTATTCCTGACCTGTTACAAAAGTTGAAGAATGCGCCAGACTTCTACgtggaaatgaaatgggaGTTCACTTCTTGGTTGCCCTTTGTTTCTCGCGTGTGTCCGAGCGACACCTACAAAGTGTACAAGCAGGGCTCTAAGGTCCGGATTGATACCACTTTGTTAGGATTTGATCAATCCAGTTGGGTGAGGGGCAACCGAACCTACATCTTCTCCGGACGAGGGGATGGCGCGGATCTCTATGAAGTTGATCATGATACGAAGACGGTCTATTATGAAGAGATGAAACTCCTTTCTTTGGAGGAGCTTGCCTCTCAGGTACAATCCGAAGGTCAGATTTCGACTCGACTGACCACGCCCCTAATTCTCACCTACGTGGATACAGATCAAATCAACTTTGAGCGGACTCGGGGTGGGTTTTGGGGTTGGGGATCCGATAAAACTGAAGTGGTATCAGACTATGAATGTAAGGTATTCGGTGCCAATAACGTTGAGCTTATAACAAAGACGAGAACCGAACATCTGACCGAGGAAGACAAGAAGAGAGccaagagcaacaaaaatCCGCTACAATCTTTTATCGGCATGGCCGAGACTGAAGTGAAACAGGCCATTGAGACCAATTCATCGTCTGAATTTTTCAGCGTCACAAATCCTTGTTGCATTTCGCCAGAGGAGTATTTCAACTCCGAGAAAGACTTGGAGAATCGGGACATAGGTCGACCTAAAGAGATGACCAGAAAGATCCAGAAATTTCATGCACAGCTCTGGCTAAGCGAAGAGTATCCATTATCCCTCCAAGAACAAGTCATGCCCATCGTTGATCTCATGGCTATATCCAATACCCACTtccagaaattgaaagactttATCACGTGTAGCTTTCCTTCGGGTTTCCCCGTCAAAATCGAGATCCCTCTGTTTCGGGTCGTCAACGCCAGGATCAcctttggaaacatttttgggcttaataATAATGTTGAGGGGATCACTGTTGTGAAAgaggagggtgaaaaccgaaCATCTTGTGCTGTGGATGATTTGGTG contains the following coding sequences:
- the LOC131889489 gene encoding ankyrin repeat domain-containing protein 13D-like, which translates into the protein MAEAQYPLHRLAWENKYQDLDVLLAKKQYEIEEVDPRGRTPLMLSVTLGHLESTRVLLKHNANVNVINKGGWTVVQEAVSTGDPELLQLVLEKRDSQRHSSRIGGIPDLLQKLKNAPDFYVEMKWEFTSWLPFVSRVCPSDTYKVYKQGSKVRIDTTLLGFDQSSWVRGNRTYIFSGRGDGADLYEVDHDTKTVYYEEMKLLSLEELASQVQSEGQISTRLTTPLILTYVDTDQINFERTRGGFWGWGSDKTEVVSDYECKVFGANNVELITKTRTEHLTEEDKKRAKSNKNPLQSFIGMAETEVKQAIETNSSSEFFSVTNPCCISPEEYFNSEKDLENRDIGRPKEMTRKIQKFHAQLWLSEEYPLSLQEQVMPIVDLMAISNTHFQKLKDFITCSFPSGFPVKIEIPLFRVVNARITFGNIFGLNNNVEGITVVKEEGENRTSCAVDDLVFEVPADYSRIGGQSSNQVRRQYEDEDDQLLQFAIRQSMANPNGGGGVTEGGRTVGSEQNHDSEEVDIWEALQAQGPQPQSVTFPRSQEDRQLELQIQRAIELSLSKDQGSPLDATDPGALSAEGSVPKVPGDTALNHEGGMREEEDELAMAIRLSQTTLDEEARRKNDEDEMLKKILELSMTEK